From a region of the Rathayibacter sp. VKM Ac-2804 genome:
- a CDS encoding GAF and ANTAR domain-containing protein produces the protein MSVDLPGRGAGTSGEEIEWLLASFVRVLPGEDAAVSVLGAPTGAQTLAATSRRAATLDEMQIDLGEGPAWDAHRTYRATEMRIDDERHFAAWPVFGLSAEAAGARAALAVPLLVGTSNIGAVTLYSSAVMRLDARQLQLAGRLSGTLARAVAEQMMSHSADGVLVRDPAFSRREVHQATEMVMSQMRSTPADALVMIRAHAFSEGIGVREVAALIIARALDFSHDSPA, from the coding sequence GTGAGCGTGGACCTGCCAGGCCGCGGGGCCGGCACCTCCGGTGAGGAGATCGAGTGGCTCCTCGCGTCCTTCGTGCGAGTCCTTCCCGGCGAGGACGCTGCGGTGTCCGTGCTCGGCGCTCCCACCGGCGCGCAGACGCTGGCGGCGACGAGTCGGCGAGCGGCGACGCTCGACGAAATGCAGATCGACCTCGGCGAAGGGCCCGCCTGGGATGCACACCGTACCTACCGTGCGACCGAGATGCGCATCGACGACGAGCGGCACTTCGCTGCATGGCCGGTCTTCGGCCTCTCCGCTGAGGCGGCCGGAGCGAGGGCAGCCCTCGCCGTTCCTCTGCTGGTGGGCACCTCGAACATCGGCGCCGTCACCCTCTACAGCAGCGCCGTGATGCGGCTGGATGCTCGGCAGCTGCAGCTCGCCGGTCGATTGTCGGGAACCCTGGCCAGGGCCGTGGCCGAGCAGATGATGAGTCATTCGGCTGACGGCGTGCTCGTCCGTGATCCCGCATTCTCGCGCCGAGAAGTGCATCAGGCGACCGAGATGGTGATGAGCCAGATGCGGTCGACGCCCGCGGACGCCCTGGTGATGATCCGCGCCCACGCCTTCTCGGAGGGCATCGGCGTGCGCGAAGTGGCCGCACTGATCATCGCCCGAGCGCTCGACTTCTCCCACGATTCACCGGCCTGA
- a CDS encoding cysteine hydrolase, with translation MSSALIVIDMQNGFIHPEGSLPSLGLGMPGVEAVIAENGEAIAAARAAGIPVIYTRSVFRPGMVDLPMRMEGLLPPDFEILERGSWDADIHSDLTPHEGEAVIDKNRYDAFLNTPLEQVLRTLGATSVLVTGTVTSICVESTVRSGYMRDFDMYVASDCVLGAPGQHEASLSIMGAAFATVLPWREAMAALPEAAVPAASAVGADRP, from the coding sequence ATGTCCAGCGCATTGATCGTGATCGACATGCAGAACGGTTTCATCCACCCGGAGGGATCGCTTCCGAGCCTGGGGCTGGGGATGCCCGGCGTCGAGGCCGTCATCGCCGAGAACGGAGAAGCGATCGCTGCGGCCCGTGCTGCAGGCATACCCGTCATCTACACCCGGAGCGTCTTCCGACCCGGAATGGTCGATCTGCCGATGCGCATGGAAGGCCTCCTCCCGCCGGACTTCGAGATTCTCGAGCGCGGCAGCTGGGATGCGGACATTCACTCGGACCTGACACCTCACGAGGGCGAGGCGGTCATCGACAAGAACCGCTACGACGCCTTCCTGAACACCCCGCTCGAGCAGGTTCTCCGGACCCTGGGGGCCACGTCCGTGCTGGTGACCGGAACGGTCACTTCGATCTGCGTGGAATCCACGGTGCGGTCAGGCTACATGCGCGACTTCGACATGTACGTCGCCTCAGACTGCGTCCTGGGCGCTCCGGGGCAGCACGAGGCCTCGCTGAGCATCATGGGAGCCGCGTTCGCTACCGTGCTGCCCTGGCGCGAAGCGATGGCGGCGCTCCCTGAGGCTGCCGTCCCTGCCGCATCGGCAGTGGGCGCCGACAGGCCGTGA
- a CDS encoding LamG-like jellyroll fold domain-containing protein: MSTSPRPKRPDPKALRALVTASVATVALLASCAVPASAATAAGAVPSPEQSLLADLTFDTAPSNGAYVDRSTRASVQGAANLVPGNTGQGTAARLSSASWLDLTATDGKALLAGRQNVTISYDSKPDASVNTGWAVFAARSTTRQEYAQEHYLGVLDRTSGITVERYDNTNGRNTAGNLATTATNAEWKHVDLVITESTTRLFVDKKPVAVNGSGVPLSQILGASGGVLQVGKANWGGGEYFSGLIDNLRIYDRALSGTELGAEQAAVTSDAGAALAVPATVLGDLPSRVLGKQVTWSATGAGASRVQSNGAIDTSGLGTGTAAVTLTATVEGSSQTFRWDSRIAAPGGRIATYVKTVTTTAGTKDDPLAYNDDRRADALYAAALPAGGSSWEPLNRSQAILYVANDGDQNAKPNAQVGSPSLFRYANGAHGAVSAQNNATDSVYVWTSPEGSTFSQQRAVRIAPGSVVTDPRIVFDATAQKYKVFWTDLLTGEGRVTVLADLTTSTPLGVTSKADTRVLGVQGAGLPSWAAQSQASDLAVTAAEFDVFYKNYVDLQNTGVEKIDATVAQGAGAGGVAAALPKQAVLTYNDGSKKSMNVDWQDDLSGVDTTTPGSYQVSGTLQQDPEEMVSDARADPHVFFNPDDGYYYLTGSHYGQPSLGPIEESSSYRKIGLKRATTLAGLQDAPEQIVIDPDKGTPGKEGQYPNTFYGWGGYIWAQEFHKINGTWWIVAGMNKGYAPVGGWCDNTVLIPYTGTDASIAAGGFFDQTKWGEPVVLDGAAFDVSYFERTEAGVQQGYWIMPSGGQILIGKAKTGPKGTVPLVDGELKRVYGESQPWEIGKRSPTPSDTTEGADQGIVEAPFMVQQGDAISITYSGGTVDKYYSLGLLTTTASADLQDPASWKQTPFPVLDTNDTYTGRLGADETRYYTKQQAGTGHNSFAKDESGNLVLAYHARPYQDPHQATDPQNAGGLFDSDRNTWFKGVNVRANGTLDLSLTKNQEVAPGNRTVTATVVVRGTTSTVTATATSRCVAGKAIVTVVTKNTGAAAAVVTWATPWGERTQSVGAQKTASLAITTRATAIAAGTLTGTAVAAGTSTPVTATYPAARCG; encoded by the coding sequence ATGTCGACGTCCCCACGCCCGAAGAGACCCGATCCCAAGGCACTGCGGGCACTTGTCACCGCCTCCGTGGCGACGGTCGCCCTGCTGGCCTCCTGCGCTGTCCCCGCGTCCGCCGCGACAGCAGCCGGTGCGGTCCCGTCTCCGGAGCAGAGCCTGCTCGCTGACCTCACCTTCGATACGGCGCCGAGCAACGGCGCGTACGTCGACCGCAGCACCCGCGCCTCCGTCCAGGGAGCGGCGAACCTGGTCCCCGGGAACACGGGCCAGGGAACAGCAGCGCGCCTCTCGTCGGCCTCGTGGCTCGACCTGACCGCCACGGACGGCAAGGCCCTCCTGGCCGGTCGGCAGAACGTGACGATCTCGTACGACAGCAAGCCCGACGCCTCGGTGAACACCGGCTGGGCCGTCTTCGCCGCCCGCTCCACCACGCGTCAGGAGTACGCCCAGGAGCACTACCTCGGCGTCCTCGACCGGACCTCCGGAATCACGGTCGAGCGGTACGACAACACGAACGGCCGGAACACGGCCGGGAACCTGGCCACGACGGCGACGAACGCCGAGTGGAAGCACGTCGATCTCGTCATCACGGAGTCGACGACGCGTCTCTTCGTCGACAAGAAGCCGGTCGCCGTCAACGGCTCCGGCGTCCCGCTGAGCCAGATCCTCGGAGCGTCCGGTGGAGTCCTCCAGGTGGGCAAGGCGAACTGGGGCGGGGGAGAGTACTTCTCCGGCCTGATCGACAACCTCCGCATCTACGACCGAGCGCTCTCCGGCACGGAGCTGGGCGCGGAGCAGGCCGCGGTCACCTCCGACGCGGGCGCCGCACTGGCCGTGCCGGCCACCGTGCTCGGCGACCTCCCGTCCCGCGTCCTCGGCAAGCAGGTCACCTGGAGCGCCACCGGCGCCGGGGCGAGCCGCGTGCAGTCGAACGGAGCGATCGACACGTCGGGCCTCGGCACCGGGACCGCCGCCGTGACGCTCACCGCCACCGTCGAGGGCAGCAGCCAGACCTTCCGCTGGGACAGCCGCATCGCCGCCCCCGGCGGACGGATCGCGACCTACGTCAAGACGGTGACCACCACGGCCGGGACGAAGGACGACCCGCTGGCCTACAACGACGACCGCCGCGCTGATGCGCTGTACGCCGCGGCACTGCCCGCCGGCGGCAGCAGCTGGGAGCCGCTGAACCGCTCCCAGGCGATCCTGTACGTCGCCAACGACGGCGACCAGAACGCGAAGCCGAACGCTCAGGTCGGTTCGCCGAGCCTCTTCCGGTACGCGAACGGGGCGCACGGCGCGGTGTCCGCGCAGAACAACGCGACCGACTCCGTCTACGTGTGGACTTCTCCCGAGGGGAGCACGTTCTCGCAGCAGCGCGCCGTGCGGATCGCTCCCGGCTCGGTCGTGACCGACCCCCGGATCGTGTTCGACGCCACGGCGCAGAAGTACAAGGTGTTCTGGACGGACCTGCTCACGGGTGAAGGACGGGTGACGGTCCTCGCGGACCTGACCACGAGCACACCTCTCGGCGTCACGTCGAAGGCTGACACCCGGGTCCTCGGCGTCCAGGGCGCAGGACTCCCGTCCTGGGCCGCGCAGAGCCAGGCGAGCGACCTCGCGGTGACGGCCGCCGAATTCGACGTCTTCTACAAGAACTACGTCGACCTCCAGAACACGGGCGTCGAGAAGATCGACGCCACCGTCGCCCAGGGAGCCGGAGCCGGTGGAGTCGCCGCCGCGCTTCCGAAGCAGGCCGTGCTGACCTACAACGACGGGTCGAAGAAGAGCATGAACGTCGACTGGCAGGACGACCTCTCCGGAGTGGACACCACCACGCCGGGCAGCTACCAGGTCTCCGGGACCCTCCAGCAGGATCCCGAGGAGATGGTCAGCGACGCCCGCGCCGATCCGCACGTCTTCTTCAACCCGGACGACGGCTACTACTACCTCACCGGTTCGCACTACGGACAGCCCTCCCTCGGACCGATCGAGGAGAGCTCGAGCTACCGCAAGATCGGCCTGAAGCGGGCCACGACGCTCGCCGGGCTGCAGGACGCGCCGGAGCAGATCGTCATCGACCCGGACAAGGGCACGCCCGGCAAGGAGGGGCAGTACCCGAACACGTTCTACGGCTGGGGCGGCTACATCTGGGCGCAGGAGTTCCACAAGATCAACGGCACCTGGTGGATCGTCGCCGGGATGAACAAGGGCTACGCACCCGTCGGCGGATGGTGTGACAACACCGTCCTGATCCCCTACACCGGCACCGACGCATCCATCGCCGCGGGCGGCTTCTTCGACCAGACCAAGTGGGGCGAGCCCGTCGTCCTCGACGGAGCCGCGTTCGACGTCAGCTACTTCGAGCGCACCGAGGCGGGCGTGCAGCAGGGCTACTGGATCATGCCCTCCGGCGGGCAGATCCTGATCGGCAAGGCGAAGACCGGACCGAAGGGCACCGTGCCCCTCGTCGACGGCGAGCTGAAGCGCGTGTACGGCGAGTCCCAGCCGTGGGAGATCGGCAAGCGGTCGCCCACACCCAGCGACACGACCGAGGGCGCCGACCAGGGGATCGTCGAGGCGCCGTTCATGGTGCAGCAGGGAGACGCGATCTCGATCACGTACTCCGGCGGTACCGTCGACAAGTACTACAGCCTCGGTCTCCTCACCACGACCGCGAGCGCCGACCTCCAGGACCCGGCGAGCTGGAAGCAGACGCCCTTCCCGGTGCTCGACACCAACGACACCTACACCGGTCGCCTCGGAGCGGACGAGACCCGCTACTACACGAAGCAGCAGGCCGGAACGGGACACAACTCGTTCGCGAAGGACGAGTCGGGCAACCTCGTGCTCGCCTACCACGCGCGCCCGTACCAGGACCCGCACCAGGCCACCGACCCGCAGAACGCCGGCGGGCTCTTCGACTCCGACCGCAACACCTGGTTCAAGGGCGTCAACGTCCGCGCCAACGGCACCCTCGACCTGTCGCTGACGAAGAACCAGGAGGTGGCGCCGGGGAACCGGACCGTCACCGCGACCGTCGTCGTCCGCGGAACGACCTCGACGGTGACCGCGACCGCCACGTCGCGATGCGTGGCGGGGAAGGCGATCGTCACCGTCGTCACCAAGAACACCGGTGCCGCCGCGGCCGTCGTCACCTGGGCGACGCCCTGGGGTGAGCGCACGCAGAGCGTGGGCGCGCAGAAGACCGCCTCCCTGGCGATCACGACCCGCGCCACCGCGATCGCCGCGGGGACGCTCACCGGAACGGCTGTTGCAGCAGGCACGAGCACGCCTGTCACCGCGACGTATCCCGCAGCTCGCTGCGGCTAG
- a CDS encoding LamG-like jellyroll fold domain-containing protein, translated as MAALGLGAVLAAGLVAPAATAADAAIPTAGLLADYRFSQSTGATVPNSAGGAVGAARVVNGTDALWTGTSLRLTGGAKTSAAPWVELPDDLLTGKSSGTVTIETRADASMLSSFHFLWNIGSDSTSQYWFASVRDKVRTAITTSGGGGENNARSASGIAADRWYSLSSVIDGSAGTISFYVDGARVASAPTALRPSSVADQSLNTIGRAPYPDPFYKGEVTTFRVYDRALTGEEVAAVSSVDAKLHASSFAPLTAAVLDGVTPLTIDDSTTNLPDYGGTVRWTSSDPTLRVSADGRTLTADRPAVGQAARTSSLTATASIRGVSQSRSVAVTVEPQVGVDTPYGYLMVHFVEDAQGYAEKIYLDVSRGDDPEKWDPLNGGKPILASDLGTTGVRDPYLTYNPETKKYYIIATDLRVFGGDQGSGSCTTWCSWTTQGSTKMNVWESSDLVSWSDVRQFDVALDAAGKKALEAGMMWAPEATWVPDYNGAGKGAFVVYWSSTVYPNATHTPGTGASRVLWGATTDFTQATYSYGGTFIDTGADVIDTTMIQDGGTTYRISKDNGTGRGIYMESTTAEQWWLPSTAWTQRQDRIGAVWAGGNAGGVEGPAVFKDHDADRWYLYVDVIPSTGYRPMVTTDLDAGWTQLNDPGFSLAPSTKHGGIVSLTAGQYAEVRAADAATAVRSDLGEVGSVAALPARADVVLAYDRGTASQPVTWDTSSVGTAPGRYPVTGVVRTIGANDNQWVGAGGSTAYNAPGRVLSSSTAVRVTATVVVAASTATLTASTRCVAGKVVVTGVVKNTGTAPLSVVIRSAWGTSPTLTAAPGGNATHAFTTRATSVAAGTLTATAGTATLQAPYTARTCG; from the coding sequence GTGGCCGCACTCGGCCTCGGGGCGGTGCTGGCCGCCGGCCTCGTCGCCCCCGCCGCCACCGCGGCCGACGCCGCGATCCCCACCGCCGGCCTCCTCGCCGACTACCGCTTCAGCCAGTCCACCGGCGCGACCGTCCCCAACTCCGCCGGCGGAGCCGTGGGAGCCGCGCGCGTCGTGAACGGGACCGACGCGCTCTGGACCGGCACGTCACTCCGTCTCACCGGCGGCGCGAAGACCAGCGCGGCCCCCTGGGTCGAGCTGCCCGACGACCTGCTCACGGGCAAGAGCTCCGGGACGGTCACGATCGAGACGCGCGCCGACGCGTCGATGCTCTCGAGCTTCCACTTCCTCTGGAACATCGGCAGCGACAGCACCTCGCAGTACTGGTTCGCCTCCGTCCGCGACAAGGTGCGCACCGCGATCACGACGTCCGGCGGCGGCGGCGAGAACAACGCCCGCAGCGCCTCCGGTATCGCGGCGGACCGCTGGTACAGCCTCAGCTCGGTGATCGACGGCTCGGCCGGCACGATCTCGTTCTACGTCGACGGCGCCCGCGTCGCCTCCGCGCCCACCGCGCTCCGGCCCTCCTCCGTGGCCGACCAGTCGCTGAACACGATCGGCCGCGCGCCCTACCCCGACCCCTTCTACAAGGGAGAGGTGACGACGTTCCGCGTCTACGACCGCGCCCTGACCGGCGAGGAGGTCGCGGCCGTGTCGAGTGTCGACGCGAAGCTGCACGCCTCGTCCTTCGCGCCGCTGACCGCGGCCGTGCTCGACGGCGTCACCCCGCTCACGATCGACGACTCGACCACGAACCTGCCCGACTACGGCGGCACGGTGCGGTGGACCTCGAGCGACCCGACCCTCCGCGTCTCCGCCGACGGCCGCACCCTCACCGCCGACCGCCCGGCCGTCGGCCAGGCCGCGCGGACCTCGTCGCTCACCGCGACGGCGTCGATCCGCGGAGTCTCGCAGTCCCGCTCCGTCGCCGTCACCGTCGAGCCGCAGGTCGGCGTCGACACCCCCTACGGCTATCTGATGGTGCACTTCGTCGAGGACGCGCAGGGCTACGCCGAGAAGATCTACCTCGACGTCTCGCGCGGCGACGACCCGGAGAAGTGGGACCCGCTGAACGGCGGGAAGCCGATCCTCGCCTCCGATCTCGGCACCACCGGCGTCCGCGACCCGTACCTCACCTACAACCCCGAGACGAAGAAGTACTACATCATCGCCACCGACCTCCGCGTCTTCGGCGGCGACCAGGGCTCGGGCTCCTGCACCACCTGGTGCTCCTGGACCACGCAGGGCAGCACCAAGATGAACGTCTGGGAGTCGAGCGACCTCGTCTCCTGGAGCGACGTGCGCCAGTTCGACGTCGCGCTCGACGCAGCCGGGAAGAAGGCCCTCGAGGCCGGGATGATGTGGGCGCCCGAGGCGACCTGGGTCCCCGACTACAACGGCGCCGGCAAGGGCGCGTTCGTCGTCTACTGGTCCTCCACCGTGTACCCGAACGCCACGCACACCCCCGGCACGGGCGCCTCGCGGGTGCTCTGGGGAGCGACCACCGACTTCACGCAGGCCACGTACTCCTACGGCGGCACCTTCATCGACACCGGCGCCGACGTCATCGACACCACGATGATCCAGGACGGCGGCACGACCTACCGGATCTCGAAGGACAACGGCACCGGCCGCGGCATCTACATGGAGTCGACGACCGCCGAGCAGTGGTGGCTCCCGTCCACCGCGTGGACGCAGCGGCAGGACCGCATCGGCGCCGTCTGGGCCGGCGGCAACGCCGGGGGAGTCGAGGGACCGGCCGTCTTCAAGGACCATGATGCGGATCGCTGGTACCTCTACGTCGACGTCATCCCCTCGACCGGCTACCGCCCGATGGTGACGACCGACCTCGACGCCGGCTGGACCCAGCTGAACGACCCCGGCTTCTCGCTGGCGCCGTCGACCAAGCACGGCGGCATCGTGTCGCTCACCGCCGGTCAGTACGCCGAGGTCCGCGCGGCCGACGCCGCGACCGCCGTGCGCTCCGACCTGGGTGAGGTGGGCTCCGTCGCTGCGCTGCCCGCCCGGGCCGACGTCGTCCTCGCCTACGACCGCGGCACCGCCTCGCAGCCGGTGACCTGGGACACGTCTTCCGTCGGCACCGCGCCCGGCCGCTATCCGGTGACCGGAGTCGTGCGCACCATCGGCGCGAACGACAACCAGTGGGTCGGAGCGGGCGGATCGACGGCGTACAACGCGCCCGGCCGCGTGCTCTCGAGCTCGACGGCAGTGCGAGTCACCGCGACGGTCGTCGTGGCGGCGTCCACGGCGACCCTCACCGCGTCGACCCGCTGCGTGGCCGGCAAGGTCGTCGTGACCGGAGTCGTGAAGAACACGGGCACCGCGCCGCTGTCCGTCGTGATCCGCTCGGCCTGGGGCACCTCGCCCACGCTGACCGCGGCCCCCGGCGGCAACGCGACGCACGCCTTCACCACGCGCGCCACCTCCGTCGCCGCGGGCACCCTCACCGCGACGGCCGGCACCGCCACGCTGCAGGCCCCGTACACGGCCCGCACCTGCGGCTGA
- a CDS encoding HNH endonuclease signature motif containing protein, with the protein MDEHSDPGAAGQPSALSAVDALTDIAAEIGRTSAQLLLTRAQTLHLAYRAAVTVPDAFARGNSLSRSEARTLVERSIRAEFAVKLRLSARATETVLEHARLLVEDLPRTRALLAEGRLLWESSEIVCATAATLPPGSRARFDERAAEVAPEVTPTQLRRIVARLRDELHEEPLAQRHVRARQDRAVWVSPEVDGMATLCALLPAPDAMGIGERVDRIARSLREGGDERTLAQLKADVFTDLLRDGDIAGTTPAGDGPQMPSSYVPGIRAEVRLTLAASTAVGLDDAPADLDGYGLIPADLARALVSTGASFTRVLTDPDTRAVRSVGRTYRVPPSQMRLHLQLRDQTCRFPGCTRTASRAEADHTLEWRNGGETSLDNLVCLCTSHHHVRHGDRWTYVPHPDGSIVWTTPTGRLVTIRPPALAGAPPGPRFEDAPPPF; encoded by the coding sequence ATGGATGAGCACAGCGACCCGGGAGCGGCAGGACAGCCGAGCGCACTCTCGGCCGTCGACGCGCTGACCGACATCGCCGCGGAGATCGGACGCACCTCCGCACAGCTTCTCCTCACCCGCGCGCAGACCCTGCACCTCGCCTACCGCGCGGCCGTCACCGTCCCCGACGCCTTCGCCCGCGGGAACTCGCTCTCCCGCAGCGAAGCGCGCACCCTGGTCGAGCGGTCCATCCGCGCCGAGTTCGCGGTCAAGCTCCGCCTGTCCGCGCGAGCGACCGAGACGGTCCTCGAGCACGCCCGGCTGCTCGTCGAGGACCTCCCCCGCACCCGCGCCCTGCTGGCCGAGGGCCGGCTGCTGTGGGAGTCGAGCGAGATCGTCTGCGCGACCGCCGCCACCCTGCCTCCCGGCTCCCGCGCCCGGTTCGACGAGCGCGCCGCCGAGGTCGCACCGGAGGTCACGCCGACGCAGCTGAGGAGGATCGTCGCCCGGCTCCGCGACGAGCTGCACGAGGAGCCGCTCGCCCAGCGGCATGTCCGCGCCCGGCAGGACCGCGCCGTTTGGGTCTCGCCGGAGGTCGACGGGATGGCGACGCTCTGCGCCCTGCTGCCGGCGCCGGACGCGATGGGCATCGGCGAGCGCGTCGACCGCATCGCCCGCAGTCTCCGAGAGGGTGGCGACGAGCGCACGCTGGCGCAGCTGAAGGCGGACGTCTTCACCGATCTGCTGCGTGACGGCGACATCGCCGGCACCACACCCGCAGGCGACGGCCCTCAGATGCCTTCGTCGTACGTGCCCGGCATCCGTGCCGAGGTGCGCCTCACGCTCGCCGCATCCACCGCCGTCGGCCTCGACGACGCGCCAGCGGACCTCGACGGCTACGGCCTCATCCCCGCCGACCTCGCCCGCGCCCTGGTCTCGACCGGCGCGTCGTTCACCCGCGTGCTCACCGATCCGGACACCCGCGCCGTGAGGTCCGTCGGCCGCACCTACCGCGTCCCGCCATCGCAGATGCGTCTGCACCTCCAGCTGCGCGACCAGACCTGCCGCTTCCCCGGCTGCACCCGCACCGCCTCGAGGGCGGAGGCGGACCACACTCTCGAATGGCGCAACGGCGGCGAGACGTCCCTCGACAACCTCGTCTGCCTCTGCACGTCGCACCACCACGTCCGCCACGGCGACCGGTGGACCTACGTCCCCCACCCGGACGGCAGCATCGTCTGGACCACCCCCACCGGCCGCCTCGTCACGATCCGCCCACCGGCCCTCGCCGGCGCCCCGCCGGGCCCGCGCTTCGAGGACGCACCGCCTCCGTTCTGA
- a CDS encoding BLUF domain-containing protein encodes MSDSAARPSQDDDLRSIVYASHTAAGLEEADLPALLEQCRANNERLGLTGILLFRDGRFLQLLEGPDATLRERMAIIADDPRHAGLRVLLEETPAHRLFPSWTMAYEAITDSMTTELPGYRSTFEDIDTDVDASATLPALRELIRWFQVRH; translated from the coding sequence ATGTCCGACTCCGCTGCTCGCCCGTCCCAGGACGACGACCTCCGCTCCATCGTCTACGCGAGCCACACCGCCGCCGGTCTCGAGGAGGCGGACCTGCCCGCGCTGCTCGAGCAGTGCCGCGCGAACAACGAGCGCCTCGGCCTGACCGGCATCCTGCTGTTCCGCGACGGCCGGTTCCTGCAGCTGCTCGAGGGGCCGGACGCGACGCTGCGCGAGCGGATGGCGATCATCGCCGACGACCCCCGGCACGCCGGTCTGCGCGTGCTGCTCGAGGAGACGCCGGCGCACCGGCTGTTCCCCTCGTGGACGATGGCGTACGAGGCGATCACCGACTCGATGACGACCGAGCTGCCCGGCTACCGCAGCACCTTCGAGGACATCGACACCGACGTCGACGCGAGCGCGACGTTGCCGGCGCTGCGCGAGCTGATCCGCTGGTTCCAGGTGCGCCACTGA
- a CDS encoding ABC transporter permease, translated as MSGLVAASIVVALRSFDATRTRRTLLVAVVVGPVLQVLYFAAVSAPSIVVGAGASLLLATLTAVDAVTVSLIRMRHDAVLGTVLLSTRPAVLLWSGVALAAAVVGFAAGLVSLVWALLLFGQGVPWQVAAGTIALAGCAALAGSGCGFAVGVLGVRSRDGLAWVGPFTAVLTVLGGVVAPVGELPLVVEAVARVLPLGYASDALRTLLDEGWTGALAVQSGAVVVLGAAWFWLGLLGWALARRALRRTGGTDLL; from the coding sequence GTGAGCGGGCTCGTGGCGGCGTCGATCGTGGTTGCGCTGCGGTCGTTCGACGCCACGCGGACGCGGCGGACGCTCCTGGTCGCGGTCGTCGTCGGGCCGGTGCTGCAGGTGCTGTACTTCGCTGCTGTCTCGGCGCCGTCGATCGTGGTCGGCGCGGGTGCGAGTCTCCTGCTCGCCACCCTGACCGCCGTCGACGCCGTCACGGTGTCGCTCATCCGCATGCGGCACGATGCGGTGCTCGGAACCGTGCTGCTCAGCACCCGTCCGGCTGTCCTGCTCTGGAGTGGGGTCGCGCTCGCGGCGGCGGTCGTCGGGTTCGCCGCGGGCCTCGTCTCCCTGGTCTGGGCCCTCCTGCTGTTCGGGCAGGGCGTCCCGTGGCAGGTCGCCGCCGGCACGATCGCACTCGCGGGCTGCGCCGCCCTCGCCGGCAGCGGCTGCGGGTTCGCGGTCGGGGTGCTCGGCGTCCGCTCGCGCGACGGGCTCGCCTGGGTCGGGCCGTTCACGGCGGTCCTGACCGTCCTCGGCGGAGTCGTGGCGCCGGTCGGCGAGCTGCCGCTGGTCGTCGAGGCCGTCGCTCGGGTGCTGCCGCTGGGGTACGCCTCCGACGCCCTGCGGACCCTGCTCGACGAGGGGTGGACCGGCGCGCTCGCGGTGCAGAGCGGCGCCGTCGTCGTTCTCGGCGCCGCGTGGTTCTGGCTGGGGCTGCTCGGCTGGGCTCTTGCCCGCAGGGCGCTGCGGCGGACGGGCGGCACGGACCTGCTGTGA
- a CDS encoding ABC transporter permease: MIGGLQEGAFHLRLLLRNAYFVQAALIAPVVFVVLRVQAGRGGPALGVDGAVVGVWTVTAAAVGILGYQRSQGTLEQIALTPRPLGGALAPISLACAGVGLLSIPAAVVASWLLGSGSAPRSPALIALGLVLLLAACGTTALVLSGLFVLTPHATVYEPVLVAPVLLLSGTVIDRAQLPVPLQLLGVVDPLTGAVQILHAGVSGDASGDVIALWSAQGLITSLLSLLLARLILRTALRRARLAGTLALS; the protein is encoded by the coding sequence GTGATCGGGGGGCTGCAGGAGGGCGCCTTCCATCTGCGGCTGCTGCTCCGCAACGCCTACTTCGTCCAGGCCGCTCTGATCGCACCGGTCGTCTTCGTCGTCCTGCGCGTCCAGGCGGGTCGGGGCGGGCCGGCGCTGGGAGTCGATGGAGCCGTTGTCGGCGTCTGGACGGTGACCGCGGCGGCGGTCGGGATACTCGGCTACCAGCGGTCGCAGGGGACGCTGGAGCAGATCGCGCTGACCCCTCGGCCGCTGGGCGGTGCGCTCGCGCCGATCTCACTCGCCTGCGCCGGCGTCGGGCTGCTGTCGATCCCCGCCGCGGTCGTCGCCTCGTGGCTGCTCGGCAGCGGGTCCGCGCCGCGCTCCCCCGCACTCATCGCCCTCGGGCTGGTCCTGCTCCTCGCCGCGTGCGGGACGACCGCGCTCGTGCTGTCCGGCCTGTTCGTGCTGACACCGCACGCGACGGTCTACGAACCGGTCCTCGTCGCTCCCGTCCTTCTCCTCTCCGGCACCGTGATCGACCGAGCGCAGCTGCCGGTGCCGCTGCAGCTGCTCGGGGTCGTCGATCCGCTGACCGGTGCGGTGCAGATCCTGCACGCCGGAGTCTCGGGCGACGCGTCCGGCGACGTCATCGCGCTCTGGAGCGCGCAGGGGCTGATCACGTCTCTGCTCTCCTTGCTGCTGGCCCGCCTGATTCTGCGGACGGCCCTGCGGCGGGCGCGGCTCGCCGGGACGCTGGCGCTGTCGTGA